One window of Tenacibaculum maritimum NCIMB 2154 genomic DNA carries:
- a CDS encoding glycosyltransferase encodes MKKIIISVTNDLTTDQRVEKVCNSLLKLNYTILLIGRKHPHSTPINRPYQTIRFTLLFNRGILFYAEYNIRLFFKLLFTKKELLLSNDLDTLPANFLISKVQQKKLIYDSHELFSESPELINKPIIKKVWQSLENMLLPKIKNSYTVSKSIAEHYNSKYRTNFKIVRNLPQKKKYTKAPLPLNTEGKKIILYQGVVNIGRGLELIIDTIPFLKNHLFLIVGDGDILKILQQKVARKNLQKKVIFLGKKTPIELQKITPNADIGISLEEDLGLNYRYALPNKLFDYIQAEIPVLTSDLPEMKQIVSQYQIGKIVTDRTPKKLATIIESFCPKEYTHALKKAKEQLIWANEETVLYDVFKNLK; translated from the coding sequence TTGAAGAAAATAATCATCTCTGTAACGAACGATTTAACCACAGACCAACGTGTAGAAAAAGTTTGTAACTCTTTATTAAAGCTCAATTATACGATTTTATTAATCGGTAGAAAACACCCCCACAGCACTCCTATCAATAGACCTTATCAAACTATACGGTTTACACTTTTATTTAACAGAGGAATACTCTTTTACGCTGAATACAATATCCGCTTATTTTTCAAGCTCTTATTTACCAAGAAAGAGCTGCTCTTATCAAATGACTTAGATACCTTACCTGCCAATTTTCTTATTAGTAAAGTTCAACAAAAAAAACTTATATATGATAGTCACGAACTTTTCTCAGAAAGCCCTGAACTAATCAATAAACCCATTATAAAAAAAGTTTGGCAATCTCTTGAAAATATGCTGCTACCTAAAATAAAAAATTCTTATACCGTATCTAAAAGCATTGCTGAACACTATAATTCAAAATACCGTACCAATTTTAAAATAGTTAGAAACCTACCTCAAAAGAAAAAATATACTAAAGCACCTCTCCCTCTTAATACAGAAGGTAAAAAAATAATTCTATACCAAGGAGTTGTAAACATAGGAAGGGGGCTAGAATTAATAATAGATACGATTCCTTTCCTAAAAAACCACCTCTTTTTAATTGTAGGAGATGGCGATATACTAAAAATACTCCAGCAAAAAGTAGCTCGTAAAAATCTTCAAAAAAAAGTTATATTCCTCGGAAAAAAAACACCAATAGAACTTCAGAAAATTACCCCAAACGCTGATATTGGAATTAGTTTAGAAGAAGATCTAGGACTCAATTACAGATACGCATTACCCAATAAACTTTTTGATTATATTCAAGCAGAAATTCCTGTTTTAACCTCTGATTTACCTGAAATGAAGCAAATTGTTTCTCAATACCAAATCGGTAAAATTGTAACTGATAGAACTCCTAAAAAGCTAGCCACAATAATTGAGAGCTTCTGCCCAAAAGAATACACCCATGCCCTTAAAAAAGCAAAAGAGCAACTTATTTGGGCTAATGAAGAAACAGTTTTATATGACGTTTTTAAAAATCTTAAATAA
- a CDS encoding glycosyltransferase family 2 protein encodes MISVLIPAYNWNVYPLVLALYNQLEEEDIPFEILVIDDASESEFHPLNQKINSIEHCSFQSLKKNIGRGSLRNLLASQSVYDWLLFLDCDVKPIGRGFVKKYIAVAKKAKGTVFCGGIAYRKEDRSKGELRYNFGVKSEEVALSVREKRPIKYFFTANFFIHRDIFDRIHFEESLKKYGREDLLFASTLEKEGVFIKQIENRVYHLGIDSNEVFTMKTMQATENLFFLADNKLVKERDHLLLRVALLLNDCKIGVFFGKKHAYFKKKAIENSSVIYLNLLKMSYLCFLFNRK; translated from the coding sequence ATGATTTCTGTTTTGATTCCAGCTTACAATTGGAATGTATATCCTTTAGTACTGGCTCTTTACAACCAACTAGAGGAAGAAGATATTCCTTTTGAAATTTTAGTAATAGATGATGCTTCTGAGTCAGAATTTCATCCTTTAAATCAAAAAATTAATAGTATTGAACATTGTAGTTTTCAGTCTTTAAAAAAGAATATTGGGAGAGGTAGTTTACGTAATTTGTTAGCTTCACAATCCGTATATGATTGGCTGTTATTTTTGGATTGTGATGTAAAACCCATTGGTAGAGGATTTGTTAAAAAATATATAGCGGTAGCTAAAAAAGCTAAAGGAACTGTTTTTTGTGGAGGAATAGCTTATAGAAAGGAAGATAGAAGCAAAGGAGAGTTACGTTATAATTTTGGTGTAAAGAGTGAAGAGGTTGCTTTAAGTGTAAGAGAAAAACGGCCTATTAAGTACTTTTTTACAGCAAACTTTTTTATACATAGAGATATTTTTGACAGAATTCATTTTGAAGAATCTCTTAAAAAGTATGGGAGAGAAGATTTATTATTTGCCAGTACCTTAGAAAAGGAAGGGGTGTTTATAAAACAAATTGAAAATAGGGTATATCATTTAGGAATAGATTCTAATGAAGTTTTTACCATGAAAACGATGCAAGCTACGGAGAACCTGTTTTTTTTAGCTGATAATAAACTTGTTAAAGAAAGAGATCATTTATTGCTAAGAGTAGCATTACTGTTAAATGATTGTAAAATAGGAGTTTTTTTTGGGAAAAAACATGCTTATTTTAAAAAAAAAGCTATTGAAAACTCATCGGTTATTTATTTGAACCTTTTGAAAATGAGTTATTTATGTTTTTTGTTTAATAGGAAGTAA
- a CDS encoding cell division ATP-binding protein FtsE translates to MEKPVLHLENADIYQRDSLVLSKVNFTLNKGDFYYLIGKTGSGKSSLLKTLYGDLRLQRGLGSIVGFDLKKMREKDIPFLRRKLGIVFQDFKLLNDRNVFDNLEFVLKATGWKNKQEMKEKIYEVLDKVGMKEKYYKNTFELSGGEQQRVAIARALLNDPDLILADEPTGNLDPKTSLEVMELLNTIHKNGKTILMATHDYQLIVKFKQHTIKCEGGELFEVVQQTVS, encoded by the coding sequence ATGGAGAAACCTGTTTTACATCTTGAAAATGCTGATATATATCAGCGAGATAGCTTAGTGTTATCAAAAGTAAATTTTACCTTGAATAAAGGCGATTTCTATTATTTGATAGGGAAAACGGGTAGTGGTAAAAGTAGCTTATTGAAAACGCTATATGGCGATCTACGTTTGCAACGTGGGTTAGGATCTATTGTAGGGTTTGATTTAAAAAAAATGAGAGAAAAGGATATTCCTTTCTTGAGAAGAAAGTTAGGAATTGTATTTCAGGATTTTAAATTATTAAATGATAGAAATGTATTTGATAATTTAGAGTTTGTATTGAAAGCTACAGGGTGGAAGAACAAACAAGAAATGAAAGAGAAGATTTATGAGGTATTGGACAAGGTAGGAATGAAAGAAAAATATTATAAAAATACTTTTGAGCTTTCAGGAGGAGAACAGCAGCGTGTAGCAATAGCGCGCGCATTATTAAATGATCCTGACTTGATTCTTGCAGACGAACCTACGGGGAATTTAGACCCTAAAACTTCACTGGAGGTAATGGAGCTATTGAATACAATTCATAAGAATGGAAAAACTATTCTAATGGCAACTCATGATTACCAGTTGATTGTGAAATTTAAGCAACATACAATAAAATGTGAAGGGGGAGAATTGTTTGAAGTAGTTCAGCAAACGGTATCATGA
- a CDS encoding tetratricopeptide repeat protein yields MSHIVAQTTAIDYHKNTDYHKAVTLFFNKSYAPAQQLFEKITKEAEPNQNVKANAAYYEAMSAIHLKQIDANQKVLNFVKNYPYSSKKEKAFLNVGNYYFANQKAAHALKWYEKVNEDLLNNEDRRVLNFKMGYALLASGYLKKAKEKFITLLGDPQFGNDARYYYGYIAYKEENFGEAENNLSHLADNATYKSKANYYLLDISFKSGKFEKSIQIGKSILPKADKKQQSQISKIIGESYFNLKKYKEAIPYLTQYKGKKGKWNNTDYYYLGYAYYKQGDFENAIRNFNKIIGAKNIVAQNAYYHLGECYLKLNKKPEALNAFKNASEMRFDVKVTEGAALNYAKLSYEEGNPYKSVPEVLKEYLIKYPNTPNTNEIRQLLVTSYLHQGDYEGALVYLISHKSPENEAFASEVALYRGIQLFNEQKLNKARTFFTIAATSNAQDIRDKALFWNAEIEYLQGGYEKALQNFLLLKNTSIEEADNLDYNIAYAYFKLKKYKEATNYFQRFLNHKVNDLDLNGDASNRLGDSFYATKQYNDAIQSYDKVIADGAIGSDYAQYQKAMSNGLAGNNTNKIDDLLAVINNYDHSQLKDDARFQLASTYTSLGNNAKAQEAYHDLLTNHPKSSYVPNVLLRQGLLFYGENNTEKALSKFKEVVANHPNSNEAKQAVTNARNVYIDLGRVDEYADWVKNINFINVSNADLDNATFEAAENKFLENKTAPAIEGFHKYLEAFPNGLHILKAHFHLAQLYLKTNQAIQSIPHYTFVVTQQKSEYSEESLNKLSQLYLEKNDWNNAMPLLKRLEQEANYPQNLTYALSNLMKGYYQGKDYLKAIEYAEKVLSNGKIEPSVEEDAKIIIARAAFQTNDYMTAEEYFNEVGKKAVGKLKAESLYYNAFFKHDTKEYELSNKIIQNLIANYSMYKYWGVKSYIIMAKNYYALKDAYQATYILENIIQNFTQYEDVIREAKNELRTIKNNEAKTNESVTPQQN; encoded by the coding sequence ATGAGCCATATCGTAGCGCAGACAACTGCTATAGATTATCATAAAAACACTGATTATCACAAAGCTGTCACATTATTTTTCAACAAAAGCTATGCTCCAGCACAGCAATTATTTGAAAAAATAACAAAAGAAGCTGAGCCTAATCAAAATGTCAAAGCAAATGCTGCTTATTATGAAGCCATGTCTGCTATTCATCTGAAACAAATTGATGCAAATCAAAAAGTCCTTAACTTTGTCAAAAACTATCCTTATAGTAGTAAAAAAGAAAAAGCTTTTTTAAATGTTGGAAATTATTATTTCGCTAACCAAAAAGCTGCTCATGCTTTAAAGTGGTACGAAAAGGTAAATGAAGATTTACTGAATAATGAAGATCGTAGAGTATTAAATTTTAAAATGGGTTATGCTTTACTAGCTTCTGGTTACTTGAAAAAAGCAAAAGAAAAATTTATAACCTTACTAGGAGATCCTCAATTCGGAAATGATGCTCGCTACTACTATGGATATATTGCTTACAAAGAAGAAAACTTTGGAGAAGCTGAAAATAATCTGAGTCATTTAGCAGACAATGCCACCTATAAATCAAAAGCGAATTATTATTTATTGGATATTAGCTTTAAATCAGGAAAATTTGAAAAATCCATTCAAATAGGAAAAAGCATACTTCCTAAAGCAGACAAAAAACAGCAATCTCAAATATCTAAAATCATTGGAGAAAGCTATTTTAATCTAAAAAAATACAAAGAAGCTATTCCATACCTAACTCAATATAAAGGAAAAAAAGGAAAATGGAATAACACGGATTACTATTATTTAGGTTATGCTTATTATAAACAAGGAGATTTTGAAAATGCTATTCGTAATTTTAATAAAATTATTGGGGCTAAAAATATTGTTGCTCAAAATGCTTACTACCACTTAGGAGAATGCTATCTAAAACTAAACAAAAAACCTGAAGCTTTAAACGCCTTTAAGAATGCTAGCGAAATGAGGTTTGATGTAAAAGTTACAGAAGGAGCTGCTCTCAATTATGCGAAATTAAGTTATGAAGAAGGAAATCCCTACAAAAGTGTTCCTGAAGTACTCAAAGAATACCTAATAAAATACCCTAATACACCTAATACTAATGAAATTAGACAATTACTAGTTACCTCTTACTTACATCAAGGAGACTATGAAGGTGCTTTGGTATATTTAATATCTCATAAATCTCCAGAAAATGAAGCTTTTGCCAGTGAAGTTGCTTTGTATCGAGGAATTCAATTATTCAATGAACAAAAGCTAAATAAAGCTCGTACCTTTTTTACCATTGCTGCTACTTCTAATGCGCAAGATATTCGAGACAAAGCTTTGTTTTGGAATGCAGAAATTGAGTATTTGCAAGGAGGGTATGAAAAAGCATTGCAAAACTTCTTATTACTAAAAAATACTTCTATTGAAGAAGCTGATAATTTAGACTATAATATTGCCTATGCTTATTTTAAATTAAAAAAATACAAAGAAGCAACCAATTACTTTCAACGCTTTTTAAATCATAAAGTAAATGATCTTGATTTAAATGGAGATGCTTCAAATAGATTAGGAGATTCTTTTTATGCTACGAAGCAATACAATGATGCTATTCAGTCTTATGACAAAGTAATAGCAGATGGAGCCATTGGTTCAGATTATGCACAATATCAAAAAGCCATGAGTAATGGACTAGCGGGTAATAATACTAATAAAATAGATGATTTATTGGCAGTTATCAACAACTATGATCATTCACAGTTAAAAGATGATGCACGCTTCCAACTAGCAAGCACCTATACTAGTCTTGGAAATAACGCTAAGGCACAAGAAGCTTATCATGACTTGTTAACAAATCACCCTAAAAGTAGCTATGTACCCAATGTTTTACTACGTCAAGGATTGCTGTTTTACGGTGAAAACAATACTGAAAAAGCGCTTTCTAAGTTTAAGGAAGTAGTGGCAAATCACCCTAATTCAAATGAAGCAAAACAAGCCGTTACCAATGCTCGTAATGTATATATTGATCTTGGAAGGGTAGATGAGTATGCAGACTGGGTTAAAAACATTAATTTTATAAATGTATCAAATGCCGATTTAGACAATGCCACTTTTGAAGCTGCTGAAAACAAATTCTTAGAAAATAAAACGGCTCCCGCTATTGAAGGATTCCATAAATACCTCGAAGCTTTCCCGAATGGACTTCATATATTGAAAGCTCATTTTCATCTAGCTCAATTATACCTAAAAACCAATCAAGCTATACAATCAATTCCTCACTATACATTCGTTGTAACGCAACAAAAAAGCGAATATAGCGAAGAGTCTCTTAATAAATTATCGCAACTATATCTTGAAAAAAATGATTGGAATAATGCAATGCCTTTATTAAAACGATTAGAGCAGGAAGCTAATTACCCTCAAAATTTGACTTACGCTTTAAGTAATTTAATGAAAGGATACTACCAAGGAAAAGATTACCTAAAAGCTATTGAGTATGCTGAAAAAGTGCTAAGCAACGGAAAAATAGAGCCTTCTGTGGAAGAAGATGCTAAAATTATTATTGCCCGTGCAGCTTTCCAAACAAACGATTATATGACTGCGGAAGAATACTTTAATGAAGTGGGTAAAAAAGCTGTAGGCAAATTAAAAGCAGAAAGCCTATACTATAATGCCTTTTTTAAACATGACACAAAAGAATATGAATTATCCAATAAGATTATTCAAAACTTAATTGCCAACTATTCTATGTACAAATACTGGGGGGTTAAAAGCTATATCATTATGGCAAAAAACTATTATGCTTTGAAAGATGCTTACCAAGCAACCTATATTTTAGAAAATATCATTCAAAACTTTACACAGTATGAAGATGTAATTCGAGAAGCTAAAAACGAATTGCGTACCATCAAAAACAACGAAGCCAAAACTAACGAATCGGTAACACCTCAGCAAAACTAA